In a genomic window of Helianthus annuus cultivar XRQ/B chromosome 10, HanXRQr2.0-SUNRISE, whole genome shotgun sequence:
- the LOC110881149 gene encoding uncharacterized mitochondrial protein AtMg00820-like, whose translation MTSSLHTALLTHTVPKGFKSASKHAHWMDAMQAELTALQRNHTWNLVPRPSSTTVVGSKWVFRIKYHSDGYLDRHKAQLVAQGFTQIPGLDFNHTFSPVVKASTIRIVLSLAVTNGWTLR comes from the coding sequence ATGACCTCATCTCTTCATACCGCTCTCCTCACTCATACCGTTCCGAAGGGCTTTAAGAGTGCTTCAAAACATGCGCACTGGATGGATGCCATGCAAGCCGAGCTCACTGCCCTTCAACGGAACCATACGTGGAATCTTGTGCCACGTCCCTCTTCTACCACTGTCGTTGGCTCTAAATGGGTATTCCGAATAAAATATCACTCCGATGGTTACCTTGATCGCCATAAAGCACAACTCGTTGCTCAAGGCTTCACTCAAATACCGGGTCTCGATTTTAATCACACCTTTAGCCCGGTAGTTAAAGCCTCAACCATTCGCATAGTCCTCTCCTTGGCTGTCACCAACGGATGGACTCTTCGTTAA
- the LOC110884584 gene encoding uncharacterized protein LOC110884584 translates to MAAFAASSFLSPAPSLSFRPTNPLSPPTLRFTRSFLHVKTLVFASSSGEIRPYEGDSRSKKSLLLKLIQEIEPLDVSVIQKDVPPTTVDAMKRTISGMLGLLPSDQFQVLIEALWKPLSKLLVSSLMTGYTLRNAEYRLCLEKNFDTDEDKHTIEDSKSPVLLNSDILINTPAGQEDELHKPTENRYQIPDLGQMTPEVQQYILELQSRLSSVKKELHEVKRKNAALHMQQFVGEEKNELLDYLRSLQPEKVAELSEPTSADLKETINSVVHGLLATLSPKVHSQAPLISENTSIGVSNNGSGSNDAVDNTSMQFQPLVSLSRDYLARLLFWCMLLGHYLRGLEYRVELMDLLSLSQSDGSDGGNMM, encoded by the exons ATGGCAGCTTTTGCTGCCTCCTCTTTTCTCTCCCCTGCTCCTTCACTCTCTTTTCGTCCAACCAACCCCCTATCTCCCCCCACCCTTCGTTTCACCAGAAGTTTTTTACAcgtcaaaaccctagttttcgcTTCTTCTTCAGGTGAAATTAGGCCCTACGAAGGGGACTCACGCTCAAAG AAATCGTTATTGTTGAAGTTGATTCAAGAGATTGAGCCGTTGGATGTGAGTGTTATTCAGAAAGATGTTCCGCCTACTACTGTGGACGCTATGAAGAGGACTATATCTGGAATGCTTGGATTGCTACCTTCGGACCAGTTTCAAGTTTTGATTGAAGCTTTGTGGAAGCCGCTTTCGAAGTTGTTGGTTTCTTCTTTGATGACAGG GTATACTTTAAGGAATGCTGAATACAGGCTGTGTCTGGAGAAGAACTTTGATACCGACGAAGATAAGCATACAATTGAAGATTCTAAATCACCAGTATTATTGAACAGTGATATATTAATAAATACACCAGCTGGTCAAGAGGATGAGTTGCATAAGCCTACTGAAAACAGATATCAAATTCCAGATCTTGGTCAAATGACCCCGGAAGTGCAACAATATATTCTAGAACTGCAATCCCGCTTGTCTTCTGTCAAAAAG GAGCTACATGAAGTAAAAAGGAAGAACGCAGCCCTCCACATGCAACAGTTTGTCGGGGAAGAAAAGAATGAACTGCTGGACTACTTAAGATCTTTACAACCGGAAAAGGTTGCTGAACTGTCGGAACCGACATCTGCTGACCTGAAAGAAACAATCAACTCCGTTGTTCATGGTCTGCTTGCAACTCTGTCGCCTAAAGTGCACTCACAAGCTCCACTTATATCTGAAAACACCTCAATAGGAGTCTCAAATAATGGAAGTGGAAGTAATGATGCGGTGGACAACACTTCGATGCAGTTTCAGCCCCTCGTTTCTTTGAGTCGGGACTATCTAGCGCGTTTACTGTTTTGGTGCATGTTGTTGGGGCATTACCTCAGAGGGCTGGAGTACCGGGTGGAACTTATGGATCTTTTATCATTGTCACAGAGTGACGGTTCTGATGGTGGTAATATGATGTAA